A region from the Mercenaria mercenaria strain notata chromosome 7, MADL_Memer_1, whole genome shotgun sequence genome encodes:
- the LOC123555559 gene encoding cytochrome P450 1A1-like isoform X1, whose product MYIQILYIFLGLVAVFMYFGGKKNRQLKGKVIEGPKGLPFLGNILEINDRNMLYKFMDYALRFGRIFRVNMLIHDVVVLNNEELIRKAFGGEKHKMSFNDRMEMFYAQKFRNPDMSVPFIRNGASRHYKVTRKMFTQALHAYGSGLKELEKNVMKEMESLIQRVNNTPGKEFECVALFQRSLSNVISLLLTGDTVPNSDQDFQLFWEYINSSDIFLNPRTNFTMITFPFLRFLPGWYRDKFQEAKRALEKIVQKYFYDCKKTYVPGEVRGIVDYYLEEQRKETELGNEFPDDMIIAAVVDTIHAGTTTTLSALSNTMLVLLNNPQYQAKLQQELDNVIGRERAPTYSDREKCTFFKAFEMEILRYIPVLPLLLPHLCRSHVALEGYDIEEGTVVFGNVWFVHHNEEIWGDPWTFRPERFLDEHGNLLPAEHKLRRNLLAFGYGLRHCPGEVFTRTRYFLYISSLLQRWSFEFPEHKGRPCDPRLSENFAIKEIMRALPFRCRARERR is encoded by the exons ATGTACATACAAATTCTCTACATTTTCTTAGGACTTGTGGCTGTTTTTATGTATTTCGGTGGTAAAAAGAATAGACAACTGAAAGGGAAAGTTATTGAAGGACCTAAAGGTTTGCCGTTTCTGGGTAACATTTTGGAAATAAACGATCGGAATATGTTGTACAAGTTCATGGATTACGCCTTGCGGTTTGGGAGAATATTTCGTGTTAATATGTTAATTCATGACGTAGTCGTTTTAAACAACGAGGAACTTATTCGGAAAGCTTTTGGCGGAGAGAAACACAAAATGTCGTTTAATGACCGAATGGAAATGTTTTACGCCCAAAAATTTCGAAATCCCGACATGTCTGTACCTTTTATACGCAATGGAGCTAGCCGTCATTATAAAGTTACAAGAAAAATGTTTACACAAGCTTTACATGCTTATGGAAGTGGGCTTAAAGAGCTTGAGAAAAATGTCATGAAAGAAATGGAAAGCCTTATACAAAGAGTAAACAACACCCCCGGGAAAGAATTTGAATGTGTGGCATTATTTCAACGATCACTTTCTAATGTGATTTCATTACTG CTGACTGGCGACACTGTACCCAATTCAGACCAAGACTTCCAATTGTTCTGGGAGTACATCAACAGCAGTGACATATTTTTGAACCCACGTACAAATTTTACAATGATAACATTTCCATTTTTACGTTTCCTACCTGGATGGTACAGGGACAAGTTTCAAGAAGCGAAAAGAGCCCTTGAAAAAATTGTTCAGAAATACTTCTATGACTGTAAG AAAACTTACGTTCCGGGTGAAGTAAGGGGTATTGTAGATTATTACTTGGAGGAACAGAGGAAAGAAACTGAGCTAGGCAATGAGTTTCCAGATGATATGATCATTGCGGCGGTAGTAGATACTATCCATGcag GTACGACCACGACATTATCAGCGCTTTCAAATACTATGTTGGTCTTGCTGAACAACCCTCAGTACCAAGCCAAGTTACAACAGGAGTTGGATAATGTGATAGGTCGTGAAAGAGCACCCACGTATAGTGAtcgtgaaaaatgcacatttttcaaaGCCTTCGAGATGGAGATATTACGTTATATCCCTGTTCTACCTTTGCTGTTACCGCATTTGTGTAGAAGCCACGTAGCGTTAGAAGGATATGACATTGAGGAAGGTACTGTG GTATTTGGGAACGTCTGgtttgttcaccataatgaggaAATCTGGGGAGATCCATGGACATTCAGGCCTGAACGATTCTTGGATGAGCATGGAAATTTGCTGCCAGCAGAACATAAACTCAGGAGAAA CCTTCTTGCATTCGGGTACGGCTTACGTCATTGTCCCGGAGAGGTGTTTACCAGAACTCGCTACTTCCTCTACATCTCCAGCCTATTACAACGCTGGAGCTTTGAGTTTCCAGAGCATAAAGGCAGACCTTGTGACCCAAGATTATCAGAGAattttgcaattaaagaaataatgaGAGCTCTTCCATTTCGCTGTCGTGCTCGTGAACGGCGTTGA